One Astatotilapia calliptera unplaced genomic scaffold, fAstCal1.2 U_scaffold_67, whole genome shotgun sequence genomic region harbors:
- the LOC113018348 gene encoding leukocyte elastase inhibitor-like isoform X2, which produces MSREVWKTTSAMSAVSSSNTAFALELFRTLSQTNPAGNIFVSPLSIGAALATVYEGAKGDTAAQITQALSFSSGEGVHANFQKLNAEINSPSASYILKLANRLYGENIAHFLPDFIDVTHRNYLADPITVDFIGAPEACRAEINSWVEQQTENKIKDLLKPGTVNKDTRLALVNAVYFKGNWKNPFKEANTKEMPFEIRQNETVPVQMMYQRKKLPYNYIADHDLQILELPYVGEELSMFILLPKESSDGSGPLLKLEKELTQERLNEWTDRKNMEVDSEVLLHLPKFKLEEDYELNEPLTKLGMKNVFCAGRADLSGMNGEPGLFLSTMAHKAFVEVNEEGTEATAATGAVIKLESFIPDTHFTADHPFLFFIRYNETKSILFFGRFSSPE; this is translated from the exons ATGAGCAGAGAGGTATG GAAAACAACATCAGCCATGTCCGCCGTCAGCAGCTCAAACACAGCCTTTGCCTTGGAGCTGTTCCGCACTCTGAGCCAGACAAACCCTGCTGGAAACATCTTTGTCTCTCCTCTGAGCATCGGCGCAGCCCTGGCCACAGTCTACGAGGGAGCCAAAGGAGACACTGCAGCTCAGATTACTCAG GCCCTCTCATTCAGCTCAGGTGAAGGCGTCCATGCAAACTTCCAGAAACTGAACGCTGAAATCAACTCACCGTCTGCATCCTACATCCTGAAACTAGCCAACCGTCTTTATGGAGAAAACATTGCCCACTTCCTCCCA GACTTCATTGACGTCACACATAGGAACTACCTGGCAGACCCGATAACTGTTGACTTCATCGGAGCTCCAGAGGCGTGCAGAGCAGAGATCAACAGCTGGGTCGAGCAGCAGACAGAAA ATAAGATAAAAGACCTTCTGAAGCCAGGAACAGTCAACAAAGATACCAGACTGGCTCTGGTCAATGCTGTCTACTTCAAGGGCAACTGGAAGAACCCGTTTAAAGAGGCAAACACCAAAGAGATGCCCTTTGAAATCAGACAG AATGAGACCGTACCAGTCCAGATGATGTACCAGAGGAAGAAGCTTCCCTACAACTACATTGCTGACCATGATTTGCAGATCCTGGAGCTGCCCTATGTGGGTGAGGAGCTCAGCATGTTCATTCTGCTGCCTAAGGAGTCCTCAGACGGCTCAGGCCCTCTGCTGAAG CTGGAGAAGGAGCTAACACAGGAGAGGCTGAATGAATGGACCGACAGGAAAAACATGGAAGTTGATTCAGAAGTTCTCCTTCACCTGCCAAAGTTCAAGCTGGAGGAAGACTACGAGCTGAATGAACCTCTGACTAAACTGGGTATGAAGAACGTGTTCTGTGCAGGAAGGGCTGACCTGTCTGGCATGAACGGTGAACCTGGGCTCTTCCTGTCTACGATGGCCCACAAGGCCTTTGTGGAGGTGAACGAGGAGGGCACAGAGGCCACTGCAGCCACAGGTGCTGTGATCAAGCTGGAGAGTTTTATACCGGACACACACTTCACAGCAGATCAccccttcctcttcttcatcagaTATAATGAGACCAAGTCCATCCTGTTCTTTGGCAGATTCTCATCTCCTGAGTAG
- the LOC113018348 gene encoding leukocyte elastase inhibitor-like isoform X3, with translation MSAVSSSNTAFALELFRTLSQTNPAGNIFVSPLSIGAALATVYEGAKGDTAAQITQALSFSSGEGVHANFQKLNAEINSPSASYILKLANRLYGENIAHFLPDFIDVTHRNYLADPITVDFIGAPEACRAEINSWVEQQTENKIKDLLKPGTVNKDTRLALVNAVYFKGNWKNPFKEANTKEMPFEIRQNETVPVQMMYQRKKLPYNYIADHDLQILELPYVGEELSMFILLPKESSDGSGPLLKLEKELTQERLNEWTDRKNMEVDSEVLLHLPKFKLEEDYELNEPLTKLGMKNVFCAGRADLSGMNGEPGLFLSTMAHKAFVEVNEEGTEATAATGAVIKLESFIPDTHFTADHPFLFFIRYNETKSILFFGRFSSPE, from the exons ATGTCCGCCGTCAGCAGCTCAAACACAGCCTTTGCCTTGGAGCTGTTCCGCACTCTGAGCCAGACAAACCCTGCTGGAAACATCTTTGTCTCTCCTCTGAGCATCGGCGCAGCCCTGGCCACAGTCTACGAGGGAGCCAAAGGAGACACTGCAGCTCAGATTACTCAG GCCCTCTCATTCAGCTCAGGTGAAGGCGTCCATGCAAACTTCCAGAAACTGAACGCTGAAATCAACTCACCGTCTGCATCCTACATCCTGAAACTAGCCAACCGTCTTTATGGAGAAAACATTGCCCACTTCCTCCCA GACTTCATTGACGTCACACATAGGAACTACCTGGCAGACCCGATAACTGTTGACTTCATCGGAGCTCCAGAGGCGTGCAGAGCAGAGATCAACAGCTGGGTCGAGCAGCAGACAGAAA ATAAGATAAAAGACCTTCTGAAGCCAGGAACAGTCAACAAAGATACCAGACTGGCTCTGGTCAATGCTGTCTACTTCAAGGGCAACTGGAAGAACCCGTTTAAAGAGGCAAACACCAAAGAGATGCCCTTTGAAATCAGACAG AATGAGACCGTACCAGTCCAGATGATGTACCAGAGGAAGAAGCTTCCCTACAACTACATTGCTGACCATGATTTGCAGATCCTGGAGCTGCCCTATGTGGGTGAGGAGCTCAGCATGTTCATTCTGCTGCCTAAGGAGTCCTCAGACGGCTCAGGCCCTCTGCTGAAG CTGGAGAAGGAGCTAACACAGGAGAGGCTGAATGAATGGACCGACAGGAAAAACATGGAAGTTGATTCAGAAGTTCTCCTTCACCTGCCAAAGTTCAAGCTGGAGGAAGACTACGAGCTGAATGAACCTCTGACTAAACTGGGTATGAAGAACGTGTTCTGTGCAGGAAGGGCTGACCTGTCTGGCATGAACGGTGAACCTGGGCTCTTCCTGTCTACGATGGCCCACAAGGCCTTTGTGGAGGTGAACGAGGAGGGCACAGAGGCCACTGCAGCCACAGGTGCTGTGATCAAGCTGGAGAGTTTTATACCGGACACACACTTCACAGCAGATCAccccttcctcttcttcatcagaTATAATGAGACCAAGTCCATCCTGTTCTTTGGCAGATTCTCATCTCCTGAGTAG
- the LOC113018348 gene encoding leukocyte elastase inhibitor-like isoform X1 codes for MVSMGKTTSAMSAVSSSNTAFALELFRTLSQTNPAGNIFVSPLSIGAALATVYEGAKGDTAAQITQALSFSSGEGVHANFQKLNAEINSPSASYILKLANRLYGENIAHFLPDFIDVTHRNYLADPITVDFIGAPEACRAEINSWVEQQTENKIKDLLKPGTVNKDTRLALVNAVYFKGNWKNPFKEANTKEMPFEIRQNETVPVQMMYQRKKLPYNYIADHDLQILELPYVGEELSMFILLPKESSDGSGPLLKLEKELTQERLNEWTDRKNMEVDSEVLLHLPKFKLEEDYELNEPLTKLGMKNVFCAGRADLSGMNGEPGLFLSTMAHKAFVEVNEEGTEATAATGAVIKLESFIPDTHFTADHPFLFFIRYNETKSILFFGRFSSPE; via the exons ATGGTGAGCATGGG GAAAACAACATCAGCCATGTCCGCCGTCAGCAGCTCAAACACAGCCTTTGCCTTGGAGCTGTTCCGCACTCTGAGCCAGACAAACCCTGCTGGAAACATCTTTGTCTCTCCTCTGAGCATCGGCGCAGCCCTGGCCACAGTCTACGAGGGAGCCAAAGGAGACACTGCAGCTCAGATTACTCAG GCCCTCTCATTCAGCTCAGGTGAAGGCGTCCATGCAAACTTCCAGAAACTGAACGCTGAAATCAACTCACCGTCTGCATCCTACATCCTGAAACTAGCCAACCGTCTTTATGGAGAAAACATTGCCCACTTCCTCCCA GACTTCATTGACGTCACACATAGGAACTACCTGGCAGACCCGATAACTGTTGACTTCATCGGAGCTCCAGAGGCGTGCAGAGCAGAGATCAACAGCTGGGTCGAGCAGCAGACAGAAA ATAAGATAAAAGACCTTCTGAAGCCAGGAACAGTCAACAAAGATACCAGACTGGCTCTGGTCAATGCTGTCTACTTCAAGGGCAACTGGAAGAACCCGTTTAAAGAGGCAAACACCAAAGAGATGCCCTTTGAAATCAGACAG AATGAGACCGTACCAGTCCAGATGATGTACCAGAGGAAGAAGCTTCCCTACAACTACATTGCTGACCATGATTTGCAGATCCTGGAGCTGCCCTATGTGGGTGAGGAGCTCAGCATGTTCATTCTGCTGCCTAAGGAGTCCTCAGACGGCTCAGGCCCTCTGCTGAAG CTGGAGAAGGAGCTAACACAGGAGAGGCTGAATGAATGGACCGACAGGAAAAACATGGAAGTTGATTCAGAAGTTCTCCTTCACCTGCCAAAGTTCAAGCTGGAGGAAGACTACGAGCTGAATGAACCTCTGACTAAACTGGGTATGAAGAACGTGTTCTGTGCAGGAAGGGCTGACCTGTCTGGCATGAACGGTGAACCTGGGCTCTTCCTGTCTACGATGGCCCACAAGGCCTTTGTGGAGGTGAACGAGGAGGGCACAGAGGCCACTGCAGCCACAGGTGCTGTGATCAAGCTGGAGAGTTTTATACCGGACACACACTTCACAGCAGATCAccccttcctcttcttcatcagaTATAATGAGACCAAGTCCATCCTGTTCTTTGGCAGATTCTCATCTCCTGAGTAG